A region from the Hypnocyclicus thermotrophus genome encodes:
- a CDS encoding AAA family ATPase: MRLDKYANEILSKSYLMAEEEKYEYLTPEYVMYTALNYKNMRKLLMDLGVNIQELKLDLEKYLNENTYKSENGPINSILLDNIISKATLQKASAGKDIVTYYDIFLSMYDEEESHISYFLKKQGLKRIDILNYITSIDNEKSIDYDEDEFGEDEFDEDINYLETYATNLTELAKEKKLDPLIGREEILERTMQVLLRRTKNNPLHIGESGVGKTAITEGLAQLIAKNKVPKNLKDTNIYSIDIATILAGTKYRGDFEERLKNILLELSTEEKPIVYIDEIHTLMGAGAGTNTALDASNILKPYLTSSNIRFIGSTTFDEYKKFIEKNKAFARRFQTIVVEEPSVEDSIKILMGIKSKYEKYHNVKYTDKAIEAACTLSNKYIQDRHLPDKAIDIIDETAAFYRIKNNRKITITEEHIEKIISKLARVPKEKIEENEVDRLRTLDKELEKSIFGQEQAITEIVKAIRRSRVGFNDENKPIASFLFVGNTGVGKTELAKQLANTMQIPLVRFDMSEYQEKHSVAKLIGTPPGYVGYEEGGQLIDAIKKNPHCVLLLDEIEKAHFDIYNVLLQIMDYATLTENNGRKADFKNVILIMTSNAGASDMSKNLVGFGQKTMGETSVSKAINKVFSPEFRNRLSSIVLFNDLNKDMAILVTKKEIDKLNKKLADKKIKIELSEETFEHISNKALNTKYGAREIIRYIDKDIKDWLVEKILFNEIRENQNIYINIENDKLNFKIKK, translated from the coding sequence ATGAGATTAGATAAATATGCAAATGAAATATTAAGTAAGTCATATTTAATGGCAGAAGAAGAAAAATATGAATATTTAACACCAGAATATGTAATGTATACAGCATTAAACTATAAAAATATGAGAAAATTATTAATGGATTTAGGAGTAAATATCCAAGAATTAAAATTAGATTTAGAAAAATACCTAAATGAAAATACCTATAAATCAGAAAATGGACCTATAAATTCTATTTTATTAGATAATATTATAAGTAAAGCTACACTTCAAAAAGCTAGCGCTGGGAAAGACATAGTTACATATTATGATATATTTTTATCTATGTATGATGAAGAAGAATCACATATAAGTTATTTTTTAAAAAAACAAGGGCTAAAAAGAATAGATATTTTAAATTATATTACCTCAATAGATAATGAAAAGTCAATAGATTATGATGAAGATGAATTTGGCGAAGATGAATTTGATGAAGATATAAATTATTTAGAAACTTACGCAACAAATCTTACAGAATTAGCAAAAGAAAAAAAATTAGATCCTTTAATTGGGCGTGAAGAAATATTAGAAAGAACAATGCAAGTATTATTAAGAAGAACTAAAAATAATCCACTTCATATAGGAGAAAGTGGAGTAGGGAAAACAGCGATAACAGAAGGTTTAGCTCAGCTTATAGCTAAAAATAAAGTTCCCAAAAATTTAAAAGATACAAATATATATTCTATTGATATAGCTACAATTTTAGCAGGTACAAAATATAGAGGTGATTTTGAAGAAAGATTAAAGAATATTTTACTTGAATTATCAACAGAAGAAAAACCAATTGTATATATAGATGAAATACATACTTTAATGGGGGCGGGGGCAGGAACGAATACAGCTCTTGATGCTTCAAACATATTAAAACCATATCTTACTTCTAGTAATATTAGATTTATTGGTTCAACTACTTTTGATGAATATAAAAAATTTATTGAAAAAAATAAAGCTTTTGCTAGAAGATTTCAAACTATTGTAGTAGAAGAACCAAGCGTAGAAGATAGTATAAAAATACTTATGGGAATAAAATCAAAATATGAAAAATATCATAATGTGAAATATACTGATAAAGCTATAGAAGCAGCATGTACTTTGTCAAATAAATATATCCAAGATAGACATTTGCCAGATAAAGCAATAGATATAATTGATGAAACAGCTGCATTTTATAGAATAAAAAATAACAGAAAGATAACTATAACAGAAGAACATATAGAAAAAATAATATCAAAACTTGCTAGAGTACCTAAAGAAAAAATAGAAGAAAATGAAGTAGATAGATTAAGAACACTTGACAAAGAACTTGAAAAATCAATATTTGGACAAGAGCAAGCTATAACAGAAATAGTAAAAGCTATAAGAAGATCAAGAGTAGGATTTAATGATGAAAATAAACCAATAGCATCATTTTTATTTGTGGGAAATACAGGAGTAGGTAAAACAGAATTGGCTAAACAACTAGCAAATACAATGCAAATACCACTTGTTCGGTTTGATATGAGTGAATATCAAGAAAAACATAGTGTAGCAAAGCTTATAGGGACACCACCTGGATATGTAGGATATGAAGAAGGAGGACAATTAATAGATGCAATTAAGAAAAATCCACATTGTGTTCTTTTATTAGATGAAATAGAAAAAGCGCATTTTGATATATATAATGTATTACTTCAAATAATGGATTATGCGACATTAACTGAAAATAATGGAAGAAAAGCTGATTTTAAAAATGTAATATTAATAATGACATCAAATGCAGGCGCTAGTGATATGAGCAAAAATTTAGTAGGATTTGGCCAAAAAACTATGGGTGAAACATCTGTTTCAAAAGCAATAAATAAAGTTTTTTCACCTGAATTTAGAAATAGACTGTCAAGTATAGTTTTATTTAATGATTTAAATAAAGATATGGCGATACTTGTAACTAAAAAAGAGATAGATAAATTAAATAAAAAATTAGCGGATAAAAAAATAAAAATAGAGTTATCAGAAGAAACCTTTGAGCATATATCTAATAAAGCTTTAAATACAAAATATGGTGCTAGAGAAATTATTAGATATATAGATAAAGATATAAAAGATTGGTTAGTAGAGAAGATTTTATTTAATGAAATAAGGGAAAATCAAAATATTTATATAAATATTGAAAATGATAAACTTAATTTTAAAATAAAAAAATAG